A stretch of Veillonellales bacterium DNA encodes these proteins:
- a CDS encoding DUF3842 family protein encodes MKVAVVDGQGGGIGKLITERLQKEIGEKIEVFAFGTNALATAVMLKAGANEGATGENAIVQNMAKMDIIVGPVGIVVAHSMLGELTPAMAEAIGKSDARKMLLPINRCGILVIGTGGESLPHLVDSLVKEIKEM; translated from the coding sequence ATGAAAGTAGCAGTTGTAGATGGGCAAGGCGGCGGTATTGGAAAACTCATTACAGAAAGGCTGCAAAAAGAAATCGGTGAAAAAATAGAAGTTTTTGCTTTTGGAACAAACGCTTTGGCCACTGCGGTTATGCTTAAGGCCGGCGCTAATGAGGGTGCGACTGGCGAGAACGCAATTGTTCAAAACATGGCTAAAATGGATATTATTGTGGGACCGGTTGGCATAGTAGTTGCCCATTCCATGCTGGGGGAATTGACGCCGGCGATGGCGGAAGCCATTGGTAAAAGTGACGCCCGAAAAATGCTGTTGCCAATTAACCGCTGCGGTATCCTGGTTATTGGAACCGGGGGCGAGTCATTACCGCATTTAGTGGATAGCTTAGTCAAAGAAATTAAAGAAATGTGA
- a CDS encoding histidine kinase N-terminal 7TM domain-containing protein: MTYIYTPFVWPFVATVIMNLLMIVYVLKNPDRKGVVAFSLTMVFCSLWCVETVMVYSATSLEIKNFWAKAGFPTHSFGALAWLIMILQMTDQPYWANRKRVVVLSIIPTITMLLAWTNDLHGLVWQQAAINSDGTFTRIWGWWFWVHSVYSDGMSFFSVFLAAWFWRSKAPLYGRQFGCLTFSVLFVMVVNALYILGIWRGIDPTTVAWGIASLFVTRALFRNKLFDLVPIARNRIMESVADGIVVLDGENRIVDMNPAAQVIFDCNVAENIGRYAVEFFEQQPVLQELIIAEGTYAEFQSMRFQQERYYEIFCSPLKNERGIFLGKLLNIRDITGKKLAEQELLQKQQEIARQEERERMARDLHDNLGQILGFVNVQARAIREYLSQDQLDIAVRCLDRLTEVAQEAHKTVRKTILSMQGDMIPQVAGAADFFQAVDRQVNLFVQGFGLAAEIDYAGAQNFVLHDSRMYGQILNILKEAMNNIVKHSQARSMKIVFREKDNTLRLSVTDNGCGFDTKFAGLAYANRYGLLFMKERAAELGGCCQIRSTVGQGTTVLLQIPTQPKRAIRQEFSALL; this comes from the coding sequence GTGACGTATATATACACACCTTTTGTCTGGCCGTTTGTAGCAACAGTCATTATGAACCTGTTGATGATTGTGTATGTTTTAAAAAATCCAGACAGAAAAGGTGTCGTTGCTTTTAGCCTTACTATGGTGTTTTGTTCGCTGTGGTGTGTGGAAACCGTGATGGTATATAGTGCCACCAGTTTGGAGATAAAAAATTTCTGGGCTAAAGCGGGGTTTCCTACCCATAGCTTCGGGGCGTTGGCCTGGCTGATTATGATTTTGCAAATGACCGATCAGCCATATTGGGCAAATCGGAAAAGGGTTGTGGTGCTTAGTATTATTCCTACAATCACCATGCTGCTGGCCTGGACGAATGATCTTCACGGCTTGGTGTGGCAGCAGGCGGCGATTAATAGTGACGGAACCTTTACCCGAATCTGGGGCTGGTGGTTTTGGGTGCATTCCGTTTACTCGGACGGGATGAGCTTTTTTTCCGTTTTCCTTGCCGCTTGGTTTTGGCGGAGCAAGGCACCGCTTTACGGCAGGCAATTTGGGTGCCTGACTTTTTCCGTATTGTTTGTTATGGTCGTCAATGCCTTGTATATCCTGGGGATCTGGCGAGGTATCGATCCGACTACCGTGGCTTGGGGAATAGCCAGCTTGTTTGTTACCAGGGCTTTGTTTCGCAACAAACTGTTTGACCTTGTACCCATTGCCCGGAACCGGATTATGGAAAGTGTGGCAGACGGCATTGTGGTGTTGGATGGGGAAAACCGGATTGTTGATATGAATCCTGCCGCCCAGGTAATATTTGACTGTAACGTGGCGGAAAATATCGGTCGTTATGCGGTTGAATTTTTTGAGCAGCAGCCGGTGCTGCAGGAACTGATTATCGCTGAAGGGACGTATGCCGAATTTCAATCCATGCGGTTTCAACAAGAACGTTACTATGAAATTTTCTGCTCACCGCTGAAGAATGAGCGGGGGATTTTTTTGGGAAAACTTTTAAACATTCGTGATATTACAGGCAAAAAATTAGCGGAGCAGGAACTTTTACAAAAGCAGCAGGAAATAGCGAGACAGGAAGAAAGAGAGCGAATGGCGCGGGATCTTCACGATAATCTGGGACAAATACTGGGGTTTGTCAATGTTCAGGCCCGGGCCATTAGGGAGTATTTAAGCCAAGATCAACTGGACATTGCAGTCCGGTGTCTGGATCGTTTAACCGAAGTGGCACAGGAAGCGCACAAAACCGTGCGGAAGACGATTTTATCCATGCAAGGCGATATGATACCCCAAGTGGCGGGAGCAGCTGATTTTTTTCAGGCGGTAGACCGGCAGGTTAATTTATTTGTACAAGGCTTCGGCCTTGCTGCCGAAATTGATTATGCCGGGGCGCAAAACTTTGTACTGCATGATTCCAGGATGTACGGACAAATCCTAAACATTTTAAAGGAAGCAATGAATAATATTGTTAAGCACTCTCAGGCCAGGTCCATGAAAATTGTATTTAGGGAAAAAGACAATACCTTGCGCTTGTCTGTTACGGATAACGGCTGTGGCTTTGATACCAAGTTTGCCGGATTGGCTTATGCGAATCGTTACGGGCTGCTGTTTATGAAAGAGCGGGCAGCAGAGTTGGGAGGCTGCTGCCAGATCCGTTCCACAGTGGGACAAGGGACAACCGTATTACTGCAAATCCCTACGCAGCCGAAAAGAGCCATTCGGCAAGAGTTCTCTGCGTTGTTATGA
- the dnaB gene encoding replicative DNA helicase, with product MLDRVPPQNVEAEQAVLGAMLIEREAISKVAEFLRPEDFYREAHRLIYKTALELFNRNDAVDMVTIIEHLRKVDKLEVAGGIAYVTSLANSVPTAANVLYHARIVEEKSLLRQLINAATNIAGMGYEDSEEVADILDHAEKMILDVSNRKLGQEFTPIKNIIFEAFDRIQGLYESKGGITGLPSGFVDLDKLTSGLQPSDLILIAARPSMGKTAFVLNIAEHVAVHEKQAVAFFSLEMSKEQLVQRMLCAEAPIDSQRLRIGDLEGKDWQKLVGAADRLSAAPIFIDDTPGITVLEMRAKARRLKIEHDLKLIIIDYLQLMQGSIRGGRTSENRQQEISEISRSLKGLARELHVPVIALSQLSRSVESRQVKKPMLSDLRESGSLEQDADIVIFLYREDYYDPDTEKKNITDVIIAKHRNGPVDTIQLFFHKQFTKFVDLSKRPE from the coding sequence TTGTTAGATAGAGTACCACCGCAAAACGTCGAGGCGGAACAGGCCGTTCTCGGCGCCATGCTGATAGAGCGTGAGGCCATCTCTAAGGTGGCCGAATTTTTACGTCCGGAAGATTTTTATCGGGAAGCCCACCGGTTGATTTATAAAACGGCTCTGGAATTGTTCAATCGCAACGACGCCGTGGACATGGTTACCATCATTGAGCATCTTCGTAAAGTGGATAAACTGGAAGTGGCAGGCGGTATTGCTTATGTCACTTCTCTGGCTAACAGTGTGCCAACGGCGGCTAACGTCCTCTACCATGCCAGGATCGTGGAAGAAAAATCCTTGCTCCGGCAGCTCATTAACGCTGCTACCAATATTGCCGGAATGGGGTATGAAGACAGCGAAGAAGTAGCCGATATTCTTGATCATGCCGAAAAAATGATTCTGGATGTGTCAAACCGTAAATTGGGTCAGGAATTCACCCCCATTAAAAACATTATTTTTGAAGCCTTCGACCGTATCCAGGGATTATATGAATCTAAAGGCGGCATTACCGGGTTGCCGTCCGGCTTTGTCGATTTAGATAAGCTGACTTCCGGCCTGCAGCCTTCCGACCTTATTTTGATTGCTGCCCGGCCCAGTATGGGGAAGACCGCCTTTGTGCTGAACATTGCCGAGCACGTGGCGGTCCATGAAAAGCAGGCGGTAGCCTTTTTTAGTTTGGAAATGTCCAAAGAGCAGTTGGTGCAGCGGATGTTATGCGCCGAGGCGCCAATTGATTCCCAGCGGCTGCGGATTGGCGATTTGGAAGGGAAAGACTGGCAGAAACTGGTTGGCGCAGCGGACCGGCTGTCGGCCGCGCCGATTTTTATCGACGACACCCCCGGTATTACCGTGCTGGAAATGCGGGCGAAAGCCCGGCGGCTGAAGATTGAGCATGATTTAAAGTTGATCATCATTGACTATCTGCAGCTGATGCAGGGAAGCATCAGGGGCGGTCGCACCAGCGAAAACCGGCAGCAGGAAATCTCGGAAATTTCCCGTTCCCTTAAAGGTCTGGCCAGGGAACTTCATGTTCCGGTCATCGCTTTGTCCCAGCTCAGCCGCAGCGTTGAGTCCCGTCAGGTGAAAAAGCCGATGTTAAGTGACCTCAGAGAATCCGGCTCGTTGGAGCAGGACGCTGACATTGTGATTTTTTTGTACCGGGAAGATTACTACGATCCGGATACTGAAAAGAAAAATATCACCGATGTCATTATTGCCAAGCACCGCAATGGCCCGGTGGATACGATTCAACTCTTTTTCCACAAGCAGTTTACCAAATTTGTTGACTTGTCCAAACGGCCGGAGTAA